A window of Prolixibacter sp. SD074 contains these coding sequences:
- a CDS encoding transporter substrate-binding domain-containing protein, with amino-acid sequence MRIRRYIFLLFVVFSLLVISCEQATAPTRVDDDHIPQKTNELDRVLRDGKLKAVVDYNSTNYFVYRGRPMGFQYELLKALAKNMGVTLEINVRNNLEETFNDLNAGRVDLVAKNLTITKERNQIVSFTYPLGQTRQVLVQRKPKDWRRMTEEQIGQHLIRNQLDLAGKTVYVQQNTAYAERMRSLSDEIGAEINLKEDSVYGVEQLVAMVAKGKIDYTVCDENVGKVNEGYYPNLDVKTPVSFPQYLAWAVRKNAPSLKKYIDIWIKNFRKTDDYQKLYNKYFRNPRTASIVQSNYYSLNGNELSRYDSIIKVDSRKIHWDWRLVASIIYQESRFDPHAESWAGAVGLMQLMPETAEWFNVDDRMDPKQNIYGGTQMLSWLDHYFSDDIPDKTERLKFVLASYNVGLGHVLDARRLARKYGKDSNIWDGNVDYFLLHKSVAKYYKDPLVKWGYCRGEEPYNYVKEVWERYLHYRNLVKAS; translated from the coding sequence ATGAGAATCAGAAGATACATATTTCTTCTCTTTGTTGTTTTCTCTCTGTTGGTCATTTCATGTGAACAGGCTACGGCCCCTACACGTGTAGATGATGATCATATCCCGCAAAAAACAAATGAACTGGACAGGGTCCTGCGAGATGGGAAACTGAAAGCAGTTGTAGATTACAATTCAACAAATTATTTCGTGTACCGTGGTCGTCCGATGGGTTTTCAGTACGAATTGCTGAAAGCTCTGGCTAAGAATATGGGCGTGACTTTGGAGATTAATGTGCGAAATAACCTGGAAGAGACATTTAACGATCTGAATGCCGGTCGTGTGGATCTCGTTGCCAAAAATTTGACGATTACAAAAGAACGGAATCAAATCGTTTCGTTCACTTATCCCCTGGGACAAACGCGTCAGGTGTTGGTTCAGCGCAAACCCAAGGACTGGAGACGGATGACTGAAGAGCAGATCGGCCAACATTTGATCAGAAATCAATTGGACCTTGCCGGGAAAACGGTTTATGTACAGCAAAATACCGCGTATGCTGAGCGGATGCGCAGTCTTTCAGATGAAATTGGTGCTGAAATCAATTTAAAAGAGGACTCTGTGTACGGCGTAGAACAATTAGTTGCCATGGTGGCTAAAGGAAAAATCGATTATACGGTTTGTGACGAAAACGTTGGAAAAGTAAACGAAGGCTACTATCCTAATCTCGACGTGAAGACACCGGTCAGTTTTCCACAGTATCTCGCTTGGGCGGTTCGTAAGAATGCTCCGTCGCTGAAAAAATACATTGATATATGGATAAAGAATTTCCGGAAAACCGATGATTACCAGAAATTGTACAATAAGTATTTCCGCAACCCTCGCACGGCATCTATCGTGCAGAGTAATTATTACTCACTTAACGGGAACGAGCTTTCCCGGTACGATTCCATCATTAAGGTTGACAGCCGGAAAATTCATTGGGACTGGCGTTTGGTAGCGTCAATCATTTACCAGGAATCACGCTTCGACCCGCATGCCGAATCATGGGCCGGTGCTGTTGGCTTGATGCAGTTGATGCCTGAAACAGCCGAGTGGTTCAATGTAGATGACAGGATGGATCCGAAACAGAATATCTACGGAGGAACACAAATGCTTTCGTGGCTCGACCATTATTTTTCCGATGATATTCCTGATAAGACCGAACGGTTGAAATTTGTACTGGCTTCCTACAATGTTGGATTGGGGCACGTGCTCGATGCCCGTCGTTTGGCACGGAAATATGGGAAGGACTCGAATATTTGGGACGGCAATGTCGACTATTTCCTGTTGCATAAATCGGTAGCCAAATATTACAAAGACCCGCTTGTTAAATGGGGATATTGCCGGGGAGAAGAACCGTATAACTACGTAAAAGAGGTTTGGGAACGGTACCTGCATTACCGGAACCTGGTTAAGGCATCCTGA
- a CDS encoding CoA pyrophosphatase: MTDFIYIQSYLRFALSHSLPGEKAHRLLLPSGRKLKPVTSDLSVNQSGVLLTLFPDNGHLYTCFIRRPETMKNHAGQISFPGGKQEDQDPDLIATALRESQEEVGVMPSDIDILGRLSPLYVPVSNFFISPVVGWSDSKPNFRINRPEVDDLILVPVKKLLAPDAIQTTQIETRSGSREVPCFRFNGNIIWGATAMIFSEFREVLKQMPVRMP, encoded by the coding sequence ATGACAGACTTTATTTACATACAATCTTATCTACGTTTTGCGCTTTCGCATTCCCTTCCGGGAGAAAAAGCACATCGGTTGCTGCTTCCGTCCGGGCGAAAGTTAAAGCCTGTCACCAGTGATTTGTCTGTTAACCAAAGTGGCGTTTTGCTGACGTTATTCCCCGATAACGGACATCTTTACACCTGCTTCATCCGGCGACCGGAAACCATGAAAAATCATGCCGGTCAGATCTCCTTCCCCGGAGGGAAACAAGAAGATCAGGATCCCGATTTGATTGCCACAGCCCTCCGGGAATCGCAGGAGGAAGTTGGAGTGATGCCATCTGATATTGATATTCTGGGACGACTAAGTCCGTTGTATGTGCCGGTCAGCAATTTCTTTATTTCGCCGGTAGTTGGCTGGAGCGATTCGAAACCGAATTTCAGGATCAATCGACCCGAAGTAGATGATTTGATACTGGTTCCCGTAAAGAAACTGCTGGCTCCCGACGCCATTCAAACAACCCAAATTGAAACCCGGAGTGGCTCCAGGGAAGTTCCCTGTTTCCGTTTTAACGGAAACATCATTTGGGGCGCTACCGCTATGATTTTCTCCGAATTCCGGGAGGTGCTTAAACAGATGCCTGTCAGGATGCCTTAA
- a CDS encoding rod shape-determining protein, which produces MGLFSFLTQEIAIDLGTANTIIIHNDKIVVDEPSIVTIDMKTEKMVAIGEKARQMQGKTHANLKTIRPLRDGVIADFNAAEQMIRGMIKMIHPKSRLFSPALKMVVCIPSGSTEVEIRAVRDSSEHAGGREVYMIYEPMAAAIGIGLDVEAPEGNMIVDIGGGTTEIAVISLGGIVTNKSIRIAGDDLTGDIMEYMRHQHNIKIGERTAEEIKINVGAALSELEDPPSDFIIQGPNQMTALPIEVPVSYQEIAHCLEKSISKIETAVLSALEQTPPELYADIVNRGIWLAGGGALLRGLDKRLSDKLNIPFHIAEDPLRAVARGTGIALKNVDKFSFLLR; this is translated from the coding sequence ATGGGCCTATTCTCTTTTCTTACCCAGGAAATTGCCATCGACCTTGGTACGGCCAATACCATCATTATTCATAATGATAAGATTGTTGTTGATGAACCATCGATTGTGACCATCGATATGAAGACAGAAAAAATGGTTGCAATTGGGGAGAAGGCAAGGCAGATGCAAGGGAAAACGCATGCTAACCTGAAAACCATCCGTCCGTTGCGCGATGGGGTCATTGCAGATTTTAACGCGGCCGAGCAGATGATCAGGGGGATGATCAAGATGATTCATCCGAAAAGCCGTTTGTTTTCGCCAGCATTAAAAATGGTAGTTTGTATTCCGTCCGGTTCAACCGAAGTTGAGATCAGGGCGGTACGCGACTCGTCGGAACATGCCGGCGGCCGTGAAGTTTACATGATTTACGAACCAATGGCAGCGGCCATCGGTATCGGCCTTGATGTAGAAGCACCCGAGGGAAATATGATTGTCGATATCGGTGGTGGTACTACCGAAATTGCTGTTATCTCGCTTGGCGGAATTGTGACCAACAAGTCCATCCGTATTGCGGGTGACGACCTGACCGGCGACATTATGGAGTACATGCGCCACCAGCATAACATTAAAATCGGTGAGCGTACGGCTGAGGAGATTAAAATCAATGTCGGTGCAGCGTTGTCCGAGTTGGAGGATCCGCCATCTGATTTTATTATCCAGGGACCGAACCAGATGACCGCATTGCCGATTGAAGTCCCGGTATCATACCAGGAAATAGCACATTGCCTGGAAAAATCGATTTCGAAGATTGAAACGGCTGTTTTGAGTGCGTTAGAGCAAACTCCGCCTGAGTTGTATGCCGATATCGTGAATCGCGGTATTTGGCTGGCCGGTGGAGGAGCCTTGTTGCGCGGACTCGATAAGCGCTTGTCCGATAAACTGAATATTCCGTTCCATATTGCTGAAGACCCGTTGCGGGCTGTTGCCAGAGGAACAGGAATTGCACTGAAGAATGTGGACAAATTCTCATTCCTTCTTCGTTAA
- the mreD gene encoding rod shape-determining protein MreD: protein MINDILKYGIMYVVLVLVQVLLINNVQLGGMYSPFIYILFILLLPFDTPRYLLLILGFLLGLTIDIFSNTPGIHASATVFAAFLRPGVLMLVSSRDNHEPGSAPRISTYGFEWFLKYAVILILAHNLFLFFAEAFTLHGLFHTLLKAIINSFLSIILIVLSQYLVFRK, encoded by the coding sequence ATGATCAATGATATTCTGAAATATGGCATTATGTACGTGGTGCTGGTCCTGGTCCAGGTCCTGCTCATCAATAACGTGCAATTAGGGGGAATGTACTCTCCGTTTATCTACATCCTTTTCATTTTACTGTTGCCATTCGACACTCCCCGTTACCTGTTGCTGATTTTAGGTTTTTTACTTGGACTGACAATTGATATTTTCTCCAACACCCCGGGAATTCATGCCTCGGCTACGGTGTTTGCAGCCTTTTTACGTCCGGGTGTCTTAATGTTGGTTTCTTCCAGGGATAACCATGAACCGGGAAGTGCTCCGCGAATCAGTACCTATGGTTTCGAGTGGTTCCTGAAATATGCAGTTATACTGATTTTGGCGCATAACCTTTTTCTCTTTTTCGCAGAAGCATTTACCCTGCACGGATTATTTCATACGTTGCTTAAAGCAATCATTAACTCCTTTTTATCGATAATTTTAATAGTTTTGAGCCAGTATCTGGTATTCCGGAAATAA
- a CDS encoding lysylphosphatidylglycerol synthase transmembrane domain-containing protein, with the protein MKKKLFDIAKALIFLALGLFLFWLIYRGQDIDRIKSVLKNNVNYNWIWLSLFLGLLSHISRTLRWVILIKPLGKKPGFLNTFFSVMTGYLMNLALPRLGEVSRCGALSKYEKISMPKLLGTVVLERFVDVIMLLLLTLFVFITQFDKMLLFLRNNPEVEDKIVSVLTSPILIGAVIFGIAAVVIFRKKYGHLPAAKKFNDVLSSFGEGFRSFKSMDKKGTFIFHSIFIWLMYFLMSYVSFQSFEFTRDLPILAGMTVFVLGSYGMVAPVQGGIGAWHVMTIEGLALYGVAKSNGVIFAFLVHAAQTSMILVIGLISLWALPFINRHRA; encoded by the coding sequence TTGAAAAAAAAATTATTCGATATAGCCAAGGCACTTATTTTTCTGGCATTAGGCTTGTTTCTTTTCTGGCTGATATATCGTGGCCAGGATATCGACCGCATCAAATCGGTGCTGAAAAATAACGTAAATTATAACTGGATATGGCTTTCGCTGTTCCTGGGGCTTTTGAGCCACATCAGCCGAACCCTGCGTTGGGTCATTTTAATTAAACCGCTGGGGAAAAAACCAGGTTTCCTGAATACCTTTTTCTCGGTGATGACTGGTTACCTGATGAACCTGGCCCTTCCGCGTCTGGGAGAGGTTTCACGTTGTGGTGCGCTGTCGAAATATGAAAAGATTTCCATGCCGAAATTACTGGGAACAGTGGTCCTCGAAAGGTTCGTGGATGTTATCATGCTTTTGCTGCTCACGTTGTTTGTATTTATTACCCAGTTCGATAAAATGCTGCTTTTCCTCCGCAACAATCCGGAAGTGGAAGATAAAATTGTTTCGGTGTTAACGTCGCCGATATTGATTGGAGCAGTTATTTTTGGAATTGCGGCCGTCGTCATCTTCCGGAAGAAATACGGGCACCTTCCGGCAGCGAAGAAATTCAACGATGTCCTCAGCAGTTTTGGTGAAGGATTCCGCTCATTCAAAAGCATGGATAAAAAAGGAACGTTTATTTTCCATTCTATTTTTATCTGGTTGATGTATTTTTTGATGAGCTATGTTTCGTTCCAAAGTTTTGAATTTACCCGCGATCTTCCAATCCTGGCGGGAATGACTGTATTTGTGTTAGGAAGTTATGGTATGGTTGCCCCTGTTCAGGGTGGGATTGGCGCCTGGCACGTAATGACCATCGAAGGGTTAGCCCTTTACGGAGTGGCGAAAAGCAACGGGGTTATTTTTGCCTTTCTGGTACATGCGGCCCAAACCTCCATGATACTGGTTATTGGCCTGATTTCCCTTTGGGCATTGCCGTTCATTAACCGCCACCGCGCGTAG
- a CDS encoding ABC transporter permease translates to MLLLKLILESFRFAHNALTVNKLRTFLSLLGITIGIFCIISVFTVIDSLERSIRASMESLGSNVIYIQKWPWAPPEGETEYPWWKYLNRPVPKLQEAEDILRRSQLSRDASFNVSFQRTVQVGRNSAGNVQIMGTSPGLINIWSLNVARGRAFSEIEMNSSRNLGMLGADVASQLFPNENPIGKTIKIQGYKIFIIGVFTKMGEDMFGTSMDKRVLLPIKFAARMVDIHRDMGQSIVVKGREGVSAQWLRDNLEGVMRSIRRLKPGEENDFALNEVSLISGQLDNFFKVFNLAGWIIGGFAILVGGFGIANIMFVSVRERTKIIGIQKSLGAKNYFIMLEFLFESVVLSVMGGAIGLLLVYVGSVLVSQMSTFNLSLTLGNIFTGIFISATIGVVAGMLPARKASSLDPVEAINTV, encoded by the coding sequence ATGCTTTTACTCAAACTCATACTCGAAAGTTTCCGTTTTGCCCACAATGCATTGACCGTAAACAAATTGCGAACATTTCTTTCGCTTTTAGGCATTACGATAGGTATCTTCTGTATCATTTCGGTTTTCACCGTAATTGATTCGCTGGAACGATCTATTCGTGCCAGTATGGAGTCATTGGGTAGCAACGTAATTTATATTCAGAAATGGCCGTGGGCTCCGCCCGAAGGGGAAACGGAATATCCGTGGTGGAAATATCTGAACCGTCCGGTTCCAAAACTTCAGGAAGCAGAAGATATTTTGCGGCGCTCGCAGCTCTCCCGGGACGCGTCATTTAATGTCAGTTTCCAGCGCACCGTACAAGTAGGTAGAAACAGTGCCGGGAATGTGCAAATCATGGGAACCTCGCCGGGCTTAATTAACATATGGTCGCTGAACGTTGCCCGGGGAAGGGCATTCTCCGAAATTGAAATGAATTCGTCCCGAAACCTTGGAATGCTTGGAGCCGATGTAGCATCACAACTTTTCCCCAATGAAAACCCGATTGGGAAAACCATCAAAATACAGGGGTACAAAATTTTCATCATCGGGGTTTTTACCAAGATGGGAGAAGACATGTTTGGCACCAGCATGGATAAACGGGTACTGCTTCCGATCAAATTTGCGGCGCGCATGGTCGATATTCATCGCGACATGGGACAAAGCATTGTTGTAAAAGGGAGGGAAGGTGTTTCAGCGCAATGGCTTCGCGACAATCTGGAGGGAGTGATGCGTTCCATACGGCGGCTCAAACCCGGCGAAGAGAATGATTTTGCCTTGAATGAAGTCAGCCTGATTTCCGGGCAGCTCGATAATTTCTTCAAGGTATTCAACCTTGCTGGCTGGATCATTGGCGGATTCGCTATCCTGGTAGGAGGTTTCGGCATTGCCAACATCATGTTTGTTTCGGTGAGAGAGCGCACCAAAATCATTGGCATTCAAAAATCACTGGGTGCGAAGAATTATTTCATCATGCTGGAGTTCTTGTTTGAATCGGTGGTTCTTTCTGTCATGGGAGGGGCAATCGGCCTTCTGCTCGTCTATGTCGGGTCGGTGCTCGTCAGCCAAATGTCCACCTTTAATCTCTCGCTGACCCTGGGGAACATCTTCACCGGGATATTTATTTCGGCAACCATCGGAGTGGTAGCAGGTATGCTGCCAGCAAGAAAAGCTTCCAGTCTCGACCCGGTGGAAGCCATCAATACCGTTTAA
- the rsmA gene encoding 16S rRNA (adenine(1518)-N(6)/adenine(1519)-N(6))-dimethyltransferase RsmA, which yields MTVRAKKNLGQHFLTDKNIAHKIVSSLQNKDIKQVLEVGPGMGVLTQFLLEDKGLQTFVVEIDRESVAYLHEHYPELGDRVISGDFLKMNLMEYLHGPFSLIGNFPYNISSQIFFRVLEYRNQVPEVVGMLQKEVAERITAGPGSKTYGILSVLLQAWYDIEYLFTVHENVFSPPPKVKSAVIRLTRNKVESLGCDEKLLFTIVKQSFNQRRKMLRNSLKGLVPEIDKVDKSWLSRRPEQLSVQEFVALAREIEKVLHA from the coding sequence ATGACAGTAAGGGCAAAGAAGAACCTGGGACAGCATTTCCTTACGGACAAAAATATTGCCCATAAGATCGTGAGCAGCCTGCAGAATAAGGATATTAAACAAGTGCTGGAGGTAGGGCCGGGCATGGGCGTATTAACGCAGTTTTTGCTGGAAGATAAAGGCTTGCAGACTTTTGTGGTAGAGATTGATCGCGAGTCGGTTGCCTACCTTCATGAGCATTATCCGGAACTCGGTGACCGTGTGATTTCAGGCGATTTTCTGAAAATGAATTTAATGGAATATCTTCATGGGCCTTTTTCCCTTATTGGAAATTTCCCGTATAATATTTCATCCCAGATTTTTTTCAGGGTACTGGAATACCGTAACCAGGTTCCTGAGGTGGTGGGGATGTTACAAAAAGAGGTGGCCGAACGGATTACAGCCGGACCAGGAAGTAAAACCTACGGAATATTAAGTGTATTGCTTCAGGCCTGGTACGATATCGAGTATCTTTTTACGGTGCATGAAAATGTATTTTCACCGCCGCCAAAAGTAAAATCGGCTGTTATCCGGTTAACCCGGAATAAAGTCGAATCGCTCGGGTGTGATGAGAAGTTGCTGTTCACTATCGTGAAGCAGTCATTTAATCAGCGACGGAAAATGCTGCGAAACAGTTTGAAGGGACTGGTCCCGGAAATTGATAAGGTGGATAAAAGCTGGTTGTCGAGGCGGCCCGAACAACTCTCTGTTCAGGAATTCGTTGCCTTGGCCCGTGAAATAGAAAAGGTACTTCACGCTTAA
- the purH gene encoding bifunctional phosphoribosylaminoimidazolecarboxamide formyltransferase/IMP cyclohydrolase codes for MSGLKKVKSALVSVYHKDKLDIIVKKLNELGVTLYSTGGTQKFISELNVPVTAVEDLTTYPSILGGRVKTLHPKVFGGILARRENDGDKRQLEQYEIPEIDLVIVDLYPFEETVATEASEADIIEKIDIGGIALIRGAAKNFNDVLIVSHRGQYEELQALLDEKGGETSLDDRKAFAAQAFATSSHYDTAIYNYFAGEWPEKLRVSQNESKSLRYGENPHQKGVFFGKLNEMFEQLHGKEISYNNLLDIDAAISLIDEYDATTFAILKHNNACGCASRENLVTAWKDALAGDPVSAFGGILITNREVDAVTAAEANKIFFEVIIAPAYSAEALEILERKKNRIILIRKEGKTPDVQFRSVLNGVIVQEKDRKQEVADELKPVTKKVPTAGQVEDLLFANRLVKQSKSNTIVLAKGKQLLASGVGETSRVDALKHAIEKAKSFGFDLKGAVMASDAFFPFADSVEIAHNEGIDCVIQPGGSIRDKDSIKFCDAHDMAMVVTGFRHFKH; via the coding sequence ATGAGTGGCTTAAAGAAGGTGAAATCAGCGTTGGTTTCTGTTTATCACAAAGATAAACTGGATATTATTGTTAAAAAATTGAATGAGCTGGGGGTTACTTTATACTCAACGGGTGGTACACAAAAGTTTATCAGCGAACTAAATGTTCCGGTAACGGCAGTAGAAGACTTAACGACATATCCTTCTATTTTAGGAGGAAGAGTTAAGACACTTCACCCGAAAGTATTTGGTGGAATCCTGGCACGTAGGGAGAATGACGGAGATAAGAGACAGTTGGAACAGTATGAAATTCCGGAAATTGATTTGGTAATTGTCGACCTTTACCCTTTTGAGGAAACGGTTGCCACAGAAGCTTCGGAAGCCGATATTATTGAGAAGATTGACATTGGTGGGATTGCATTGATTAGGGGGGCTGCCAAGAATTTTAACGATGTGTTGATCGTTTCCCACCGCGGTCAGTACGAAGAGTTGCAGGCTTTACTTGACGAAAAAGGAGGAGAAACTTCTCTGGATGACCGGAAAGCTTTCGCAGCGCAGGCCTTCGCTACTTCTTCGCATTACGATACAGCTATTTATAATTATTTTGCCGGCGAATGGCCTGAAAAATTACGGGTCAGCCAGAATGAGTCGAAGTCGTTGCGCTACGGCGAAAACCCACATCAGAAAGGTGTATTCTTTGGCAAATTAAATGAAATGTTCGAGCAACTTCACGGCAAGGAGATTTCGTACAATAATTTGCTGGATATCGATGCGGCCATCAGTTTGATTGACGAATATGACGCCACGACTTTTGCGATACTGAAACACAACAACGCCTGTGGATGTGCCAGTCGCGAAAACCTGGTAACTGCATGGAAAGATGCATTGGCCGGCGATCCGGTATCTGCTTTTGGTGGAATTTTGATTACCAACCGGGAAGTAGACGCCGTAACAGCTGCTGAAGCTAACAAGATTTTCTTCGAGGTGATTATTGCCCCGGCTTATTCTGCGGAAGCACTTGAAATTCTGGAGCGTAAGAAAAACCGTATTATCCTGATTCGGAAAGAAGGTAAGACACCTGATGTTCAGTTCAGGAGTGTGCTGAATGGAGTGATTGTTCAGGAAAAAGACAGGAAGCAGGAAGTTGCTGATGAGCTGAAGCCGGTAACGAAAAAAGTACCTACGGCAGGGCAGGTGGAAGATTTATTGTTTGCCAATCGCTTGGTTAAACAATCAAAATCAAATACGATCGTTCTAGCTAAAGGGAAACAACTGCTGGCTAGTGGTGTTGGCGAAACTTCCCGTGTGGATGCGCTGAAGCATGCCATCGAAAAAGCAAAATCATTTGGTTTTGATTTGAAAGGCGCTGTTATGGCATCTGATGCGTTCTTTCCGTTTGCCGACTCGGTTGAAATTGCGCACAACGAGGGGATCGATTGTGTGATTCAGCCGGGAGGATCCATCCGGGATAAGGACTCCATCAAATTTTGTGATGCGCATGATATGGCGATGGTTGTAACCGGATTCCGGCATTTTAAGCATTGA
- a CDS encoding ABC transporter permease: MSRINTELFIARRIFSAREGKKRFSRAIVSFAIIGIALGLILMILSVAIVTGFKSQIRRKVIGFGSDIQVVNFDSNSSYETKPVPKQQLWLDSLRGMPDVRHIQMFATKPGIIKTKNEIQGVVLKGVGPDFDWGFFRQNMVKGKIFHVNDSVRTDNVIISEQLADLLKLKLGDPLFMYFLNDVSSAPRMRRFKITGIYKTSLEEFDRLFILADIKHIQRLNNWTGDEVSGFEVSLKNFDQIDRMTQEVRNLTLRYEDQKNLPVLRTVSIKLKYPQIFDWLNLLDMNVWVILGLILIVAGFNMVSGLLILILERTNMIGVMKALGTENMSVRKVFLYLSTFLIGKGMLWGNIIGLLICFLQAQFGIIKLDPTSYYVNTVPINLKLLHFVLLNIGTLVITMSMLVIPSWYISRITPDKAIRFD; encoded by the coding sequence GTGTCCAGAATCAACACAGAACTTTTTATAGCACGACGGATTTTTTCGGCCCGCGAAGGGAAAAAACGATTTTCGCGGGCCATTGTCTCATTTGCGATTATTGGTATAGCATTGGGACTAATTTTGATGATTCTTTCCGTTGCTATTGTCACTGGTTTCAAATCCCAAATTCGCCGTAAGGTCATCGGTTTTGGTTCGGATATTCAAGTCGTAAACTTCGATTCCAATTCGTCATATGAAACCAAGCCCGTTCCCAAACAGCAGCTCTGGCTCGACTCGTTACGGGGCATGCCCGATGTAAGGCATATACAAATGTTTGCCACCAAACCGGGTATCATCAAAACAAAAAATGAAATTCAGGGCGTGGTGCTGAAAGGAGTCGGTCCCGATTTTGACTGGGGTTTCTTCCGCCAGAACATGGTGAAAGGAAAAATATTTCATGTTAACGATTCGGTTCGTACCGACAATGTTATTATTTCAGAACAGCTTGCCGACTTACTAAAACTCAAGCTGGGCGATCCGCTATTCATGTATTTTCTGAACGACGTTTCGAGTGCTCCACGAATGCGGCGTTTCAAAATTACGGGCATTTACAAAACCAGCCTCGAAGAGTTTGACCGGCTGTTTATCCTGGCTGATATTAAACACATTCAACGTTTAAACAACTGGACGGGTGACGAGGTAAGTGGTTTTGAAGTTTCGCTGAAGAATTTCGATCAAATTGACCGGATGACACAGGAAGTCCGCAACCTGACGTTGAGATACGAGGATCAGAAAAATCTGCCGGTTTTACGCACGGTAAGTATCAAATTAAAATATCCCCAGATTTTCGACTGGTTGAACCTTCTTGACATGAACGTTTGGGTGATTTTGGGATTGATTTTAATTGTCGCCGGTTTTAATATGGTGTCCGGCCTGCTGATCCTCATTCTGGAACGGACCAATATGATTGGTGTTATGAAAGCTTTGGGAACCGAGAATATGAGTGTTCGGAAAGTATTTCTTTACCTCTCAACTTTCCTTATCGGGAAAGGAATGCTATGGGGAAACATTATTGGCTTGCTGATTTGTTTTCTGCAGGCACAGTTTGGTATCATCAAGCTCGACCCAACGTCCTACTATGTTAACACGGTCCCCATCAACTTAAAGCTGCTTCATTTTGTTTTACTGAATATCGGAACACTGGTCATTACCATGTCGATGCTGGTCATCCCCTCGTGGTACATTTCCCGAATTACTCCCGATAAAGCCATTCGTTTCGATTGA
- the mreC gene encoding rod shape-determining protein MreC, which produces MRNLLRFLAKYHAVFLFVFLEALSITMIVKYNNYQHVKFLNSSNRVTGSIYNGYWGVAQYFSLKQINNELAEENARLRSELMREELSKIGNDAPEHDSLYRQNFFFITAKVINNSVNRAHNYILLNKGSRHGIKPDMGVVSSDGVVGVVTNVSKNYCTVISILNNRLKISAKIKRNNYFGSFTWDGGDYRKAELDEIPFHVDVAKGDTIVTSGYSAIFPEGLMLGTVSDYSLQGGGNFYKITVDLSVDFKNLVYVDVIQNKTRDEILKLESTDENDQ; this is translated from the coding sequence ATGAGGAATTTACTACGTTTTCTGGCTAAGTATCATGCCGTATTTTTATTTGTATTTCTTGAGGCGTTGTCCATCACAATGATAGTGAAGTACAATAATTATCAGCATGTCAAATTTTTGAACTCAAGTAACCGGGTAACCGGAAGTATATACAACGGTTATTGGGGCGTTGCGCAGTATTTTTCCTTGAAACAGATTAATAACGAACTAGCAGAAGAGAATGCCAGGTTGCGCTCGGAACTGATGCGTGAAGAACTATCGAAAATTGGAAACGATGCTCCGGAACACGATTCCCTGTACCGCCAGAATTTCTTCTTCATCACCGCCAAGGTGATTAATAATTCGGTAAACAGGGCCCACAATTATATCCTACTGAATAAAGGCTCGCGACATGGAATTAAACCCGATATGGGGGTTGTGTCAAGTGATGGCGTTGTAGGCGTGGTCACTAATGTGTCGAAGAATTACTGCACCGTCATTTCTATCCTGAATAACCGGTTGAAGATTAGTGCCAAGATTAAGCGTAACAATTATTTTGGTTCGTTTACCTGGGATGGTGGTGATTACCGGAAAGCTGAACTTGACGAAATTCCTTTTCATGTGGATGTGGCTAAAGGCGATACAATTGTGACCAGCGGTTATTCAGCCATCTTCCCGGAAGGATTGATGCTGGGAACCGTTTCCGATTATTCACTCCAGGGAGGAGGTAATTTCTACAAAATTACGGTGGACCTGTCGGTGGATTTCAAAAACCTGGTGTATGTGGATGTCATTCAGAACAAAACACGTGACGAAATATTGAAGCTCGAATCAACGGACGAAAATGATCAATGA